In the genome of Candidatus Margulisiibacteriota bacterium, the window AGCTCACCATAAAGTTCGCGCGTGATCCTGTAGACCACGGCCCACAGGCCCAGCAACATGATAATTTGCAGCAGACGGATAACAAAAAAGGCCCAGCTCAACGAATTAAAAACAAAGATCGCGCCGGCTAACAGGTAAGTATAAACAGGCTGGAGAAAAGCCGACGGCGCGATCATGACCCTAAAAAAACCGGAGCTAATATAACCCTGCCCGGCCACGATATGCCTGGCCAGGTCGGTGTACTCGTGGTAATCGACCACCAAGGGGTCGCTAAGAACAAAGAGCTGGTAGAGCGCCAGGACCAATAACAGGCCACAGACCCGGCGCAGGTACTGGTTTCGCCTTAGGCGCTCAAGCACTATTTACAGGCTAAGCGCGATCTCGTAATACTGCGTTGATTCAACTAACCCCTTGGCCGGGTTATAAGCTTTGAAATAATGCGCCACCAGGCTGGTATTCTGATTGAGTTTATAGGCCACATCGGCTCCGAGGATCGCTCCCTGCTCCAGAGTGATCGAGCGGAAATCAACAAAGTTCGGTTGTTTATAGTAACCTCTGGCGCTAATCTGTTCACCCAGTTTCGCGGTCAGATCAGCGGTCAGCGTTGAATTACTGTCATTATAGCTTTCATAAGCGGCGTTTAACGAAGCTAGGCCCAGAGCGTTGACCCCCAATTTGGCCAGGTAACCGTTCTTTGGTGAGTTGGTCGCCTCGGCGGACGCCAGATCGACCGGGTTGTTCTCATAGTCGACACCGAAATAACCAGGGACAAAGGCCTTGTCCATCATCCGGTACTCCGCCGAAAAAGAGGCGTTGGCAACCATTAGATCGTAAGCCCAGGACAGGCCGGCCGAAAGTCCGCCGCCATGATTGATGAGTTGCCCGGCTTCGGCGTAAGCTTGAAAGTTAGCCGGCAGCGGCATGGTGGCATCGGCGCCGATCGCGGCGACCGGCGGGAAGCTTTTTGGTGTTCCGCCGGTTTGGGCGATCGTTCGTCCGGTCGAGTCGTTAATGTAATATTGCCCCAGCTTTAGTAGAGGATTGATCCGCTCTTCTACTCTCGCCATATAAATATTTGACCGGGTCATCATGCCGCTCACGACATATTTGTCCAGGTCAACGTACCCGTGATAACCCATTTGCTCGTTGTTGATCATCCCCTGGTTGCTGCCAGCTCGCGTCGTGTAATTGTTCATGACCAAGCCATGTCCGACCGTCACGCCAGCCAGGAGACCGTATCTCAAGCCTCTTTTGGAGTCGTCATATTCAACATAGCGCAACACGGCATTCTCATAATTAGCCGGTTTGTTGTCCCCCAACCCCAGGTTGACGTCCGCCCCCAGTCCCCATGGACCGAATTTAAAATCCGGGTGCCAGCCGAGGGTCCCCACCTCAGCCGAACCGACCTTGATATAGCCGATGGTCAGGCCGCCGATGTTGGATTGCAGCTGAGTCGGGCCGCCGGTCGAGGCAGTCACGGTGGTAGTTGTCGGCATATCGACTGCATAGGCCGCATTAACTTCCAACCTCAAACCTCCAACTTCAAAACAAAAGGCAAAAGCCAAAAGGCAAATAAAAATAAGTTTGGATATTGGGCATTGTTGATTGATATTTGTTTGGAAGTTTGATGTTGGATGTTTGATGTTCATTTTTGCCCTCCTTTAGTGCCTAAAATGCCTTCGTCCGGTAAAGACCATCGCGATCCCCGCTTCGTTCGCTTTGTCGATCGACTCCTGGTCGCGCTTACTGCCGCCCGGCTGGATGATCGCCGTGATCCCCTCTTTCGCCGCCAATTCTACAACATCACTGAACGGAAAGAAAGCGTCTGAGGCCAGAACCGAATCTTTGACCTTGCCGCCTGATTTCTTGACGCCGATCTCGGCCGCGTCGATCCGGCTCATCTGGCCGGCGCCGATACCGACGGTCTTTCCATCCTTGACGTAAACAATGGTGTTTGATTTGACATACTTGGCAACCCCCCAGGCAAAGAAGAGATCTTCCATCTCCGCCATGGTCGGTTCGCGTTTCGTCACCACTTTGATCTCGTTAATGCCGAGCTGGGCTAGGTCTGGTTCCTGAACGAGCAACCCGCCGCTGACCCGCTTGTAATCCAACCCCTTAAAAGGCTTATTGATCGACTTCTCACCCATCTCCATGATGCGGAGGTTCGGTTTTGTTTTCAGGATATCCAGCGCCTTGGGCGTATAGGAAGGGGCGATGATCACTTCGACAAAAAGCGCGGCGACCTCCTTAGCCGTCACTTCATCGACCCGCCGGTTGGCGGCGATGATCCCGCCGAAGGCGGAAACCGGGTCGCAGGCCAGGGCACGCTGGTAAGCTTCGACCAGTGTCTCCCCTTTGGCCACGCCGCACGGATTATTATGCTTAACGATGGTTATGGCCGGATCGGCGAAATAGTTAGTACAGTTCCAGGCGGCGTCCATGTCAACGATGTTGTTGAACGATAGTTCCTTGCCGTGGAGCTGTTTGGCTTCGGTGATGCGCCCCTCACCCTGCGCTCCCCGTTCCCGATAGAAAGCCGCTTTCTGATGCGGGTTCTCCCCGTAACGCAGACCCTGGATCTTCTCCAGCATAATGTCTATCTCGACCGGGAATTCCTCCTGTCCCTCGAGCCGGGCCGAGAAGTACCGGGAGATCAGGGTGTCGTATTGGGCGGTATGCTTGAACGCCTTGAAGGCCAGGCGCTCGCGGGTGGCCAGCGGGACCGACCCCGCCGCTTTTAGCTCTTTAATGATCTCAACATAATCACCCGGGTCAACGACCACCGCCACGTTTTGGTGGTTCTTGGCCGCGGCCCGGACCATGGCCGGGCCGCCAATGTCGATATTCTCGATCGCTTCGTCGTGGGTAAAGCTTTTCCTGGCGGTCACTTCTTCGAACGGATAAAGGTTGCAGACAACAATCTCGAACGGGGTGATCTTGAATTTTTTTAGCTCTTTTAGATGGGCTTTGTTGCGCCGGTCGGCCAAAATGCCGCCGTGGATCAGCGGATGCAAGGTCTTGACCCGGCCGTCGAGCATCTGCGGATATTTGGTGATCTTGGCAACCTCGGTCACCTTAAAACCGGATTTCTTGAGGAATTTAGCCGTCCCGCCGGACGAGATGATCTCAAAACCGAGTCCTTTCAGTTCTTTAGCGAAACCGGCCAGCCCGGCCTTATCGTAAACGGAGATCAGGGCGTATTTTTTGTTTTTCGTCGTCGGTTTTTTTTCCTTGCTAGTCTTCTTTTTCATTTCGACATCCTTTCTAATGTAGGGACAACCCTTGTGGTTGTCCGCCGGGTCCCGGACAGGGATTAACCCTGTCCCTACATTACTTGGAAACCGCGACGTTTAGTCGCTGGTTTCCACCCGATTCATTGCGGACGGGGACAAGCCCCGTCCCTACATCTGCTTTAATTTTACTCTCCGGCCTTCTATTTTCAACTTGTCTTTAGCAATAAATTCGATCGCCAACGGGTAAATGTGATGCTCCTGTTCCAGTATCCTGGCCGACAATGTTTCTTCGGTATCATCTTCCTTGACCGGGACCGCCGACTGGATGATGATCGGGCCGGTATCGCACCCTTCATCGACAAAGTGGACAGTACAGCCGGTGACCGTCACGCCATGTTCCAGGGCCTGCTTTTGGGCATGGAGACCGGGAAACGACGGCAAAAGCGACGGGTGGATGTTGACGATCTTCCCGCGGAAATGGTCCAGCAAGACCTGGCCGACGATCCGCATATAACCGGCCAAGCAAACCAGGTCAACTTTGTGCGCCTGCAAGACCTTAACGATCTCCAGCTCATAAGTATGCTTATCCTGGAAATTACGGTTATCGATGACCACTGTCGGAATATTGTGTTTCTTCGCCCGTTCCAAGCCCGGAGCCGCGGGATCATTCGAGATCACGACCGCTACCGTGGCCGGTATCTTCCCCCCCGCGCAGGCGTCAATGATCGCCTGCAGATTGGACCCGCGGCCGGAGATCAAAACAGCCAGCTTGATCAAATGATAATAACCTCGCGATTCCCCTTGCCAATCTCACCGATAATATAGGCGACCTCTTTTTTCCTGGCGAGGAACTGCAGCAGCCGCTTTTCATCCTTGGCATCGACCACCAGGATCATGCCGATCCCCATATTAAAGGTCTTGTACATCTCTTCATGGTCGACCTCCCCCATCCGCTGGATGAGCTTGAAGATCTTCGGGATCGGCCAGGAATTAAGCTCGATGACCGCCTGCCTCATCGGCGGGATGATCCGGCTTAAGTTTTCCGGGATGCCGCCGCCGGTAATGTGGGAGATCCCCTTGAGCTTGAACCTCTTGATCAATTCCAGGATCAACGGGGTGTAGATCCGGGTCGGGGTCAGCAGTTCTTCGCCGATCGGCTTGCTGAACCCTTCGAGCTTCTCCTTCGGCTTGATCTGTCCCTGGCCGAAGATCACCTTGCGGGCCAGAGTGTACCCGTTGCTATGGAGGCCGGAAGAGGCCAGGCCGATGATCTTATCCCCTTCCTTGATCTTAGCTCCGTTGATCACCTTATCGCGGTCAACGATCCCAACGGCAAACCCGGCCAGGTCGTATTCCCCTTTTTGGTACATATCCGAGAGCTCGGCTGTTTCCCCGCCGACCAATTGGACACCGGCCAACCGGCACCCCTCGACTATCCCTTTGATGATCTTTTCCACCTGATTAGGTTCAACTTTATGGACGGCAATATAATCCAGGAAAAAAAGCGGTTTGCCGCCCATCGCCACTACATCATCAACGTTCATCGCGACCAGGTCGATACCGATCG includes:
- the purH gene encoding bifunctional phosphoribosylaminoimidazolecarboxamide formyltransferase/IMP cyclohydrolase, yielding MKKKTSKEKKPTTKNKKYALISVYDKAGLAGFAKELKGLGFEIISSGGTAKFLKKSGFKVTEVAKITKYPQMLDGRVKTLHPLIHGGILADRRNKAHLKELKKFKITPFEIVVCNLYPFEEVTARKSFTHDEAIENIDIGGPAMVRAAAKNHQNVAVVVDPGDYVEIIKELKAAGSVPLATRERLAFKAFKHTAQYDTLISRYFSARLEGQEEFPVEIDIMLEKIQGLRYGENPHQKAAFYRERGAQGEGRITEAKQLHGKELSFNNIVDMDAAWNCTNYFADPAITIVKHNNPCGVAKGETLVEAYQRALACDPVSAFGGIIAANRRVDEVTAKEVAALFVEVIIAPSYTPKALDILKTKPNLRIMEMGEKSINKPFKGLDYKRVSGGLLVQEPDLAQLGINEIKVVTKREPTMAEMEDLFFAWGVAKYVKSNTIVYVKDGKTVGIGAGQMSRIDAAEIGVKKSGGKVKDSVLASDAFFPFSDVVELAAKEGITAIIQPGGSKRDQESIDKANEAGIAMVFTGRRHFRH
- the purN gene encoding phosphoribosylglycinamide formyltransferase, with protein sequence MIKLAVLISGRGSNLQAIIDACAGGKIPATVAVVISNDPAAPGLERAKKHNIPTVVIDNRNFQDKHTYELEIVKVLQAHKVDLVCLAGYMRIVGQVLLDHFRGKIVNIHPSLLPSFPGLHAQKQALEHGVTVTGCTVHFVDEGCDTGPIIIQSAVPVKEDDTEETLSARILEQEHHIYPLAIEFIAKDKLKIEGRRVKLKQM
- the purM gene encoding phosphoribosylformylglycinamidine cyclo-ligase, which encodes MITYKQAGVDIEAGYEVVRRIKKMAKGIGLFGGLYPLGKQYLIGATDGVGTKLKIAFALNKHHTIGIDLVAMNVDDVVAMGGKPLFFLDYIAVHKVEPNQVEKIIKGIVEGCRLAGVQLVGGETAELSDMYQKGEYDLAGFAVGIVDRDKVINGAKIKEGDKIIGLASSGLHSNGYTLARKVIFGQGQIKPKEKLEGFSKPIGEELLTPTRIYTPLILELIKRFKLKGISHITGGGIPENLSRIIPPMRQAVIELNSWPIPKIFKLIQRMGEVDHEEMYKTFNMGIGMILVVDAKDEKRLLQFLARKKEVAYIIGEIGKGNREVIII